From the genome of Carcharodon carcharias isolate sCarCar2 chromosome 34, sCarCar2.pri, whole genome shotgun sequence, one region includes:
- the erh gene encoding enhancer of rudimentary homolog — translation MSHTILLVQPTKRPEGRTYADYESVNECMEGVCKMFEEHLKRMNPNSPSITYDISQLFDFIDDLADLSCLVYRADTQTYQPYNKDWLKEKIYILLRRQAQQAGK, via the exons ATG tcTCACACCATTCTCCTCGTACAGCCTACAAAACGACCAGAGGGAAGGACCTATGCAGATTATGAATCGGTCAATGAATGTATGGAAG GTGTCTGCAAAATGTTTGAAGAGCATTTGAAGAGGATGAACCCAAACAGTCCATCCATCACATATGACATTAGCCAACTCTTTGACTTCATTGATGACCTTGCTGACCTCAGCTGCCTTGT ATATCGAGCAGACACGCAGACTTACCAACCTTACAACAAGGACTGGCTCAAGGAGAAGATCTACATCCTGCTCCGCCGACAAGCCCAGCAAGCAGGAAAGTAG